One part of the Streptomyces ferrugineus genome encodes these proteins:
- a CDS encoding alpha/beta hydrolase family protein, whose amino-acid sequence MTTEIIGTDAGDARITWHPATRARLVLAVSHGAGGGIGARDLVALAAVLPAHGVTVALVEQPWRVAGKKVAPAPKTLDAGWRGLWPALTAPGLPVISGGRSAGARVACRTAVELGAHAVLALGFPLHPPGRPEKSRADELLGAGVPTLVVQGGNDPFGRPEEFPDGDHELVEVPYGDHGFAVPKRAPLDQDEAVAIVTDAVVKWVGSLG is encoded by the coding sequence GTGACGACCGAGATCATTGGCACGGACGCGGGGGACGCCCGCATCACCTGGCACCCGGCGACCCGGGCACGGCTGGTCCTGGCCGTGAGCCACGGCGCCGGAGGCGGCATCGGGGCGCGGGACCTGGTGGCGCTCGCCGCGGTCCTCCCGGCGCACGGCGTGACCGTCGCCCTCGTGGAACAGCCCTGGCGGGTGGCCGGCAAGAAGGTGGCGCCCGCGCCGAAGACGCTGGACGCCGGCTGGCGGGGCCTGTGGCCCGCGCTCACCGCGCCCGGGCTGCCGGTGATCTCCGGCGGCCGCAGCGCGGGCGCCCGCGTCGCCTGCCGTACCGCCGTCGAGCTCGGCGCGCACGCCGTGCTCGCGCTCGGCTTCCCCCTCCACCCGCCGGGCCGGCCCGAGAAGTCCCGCGCCGACGAGCTGCTCGGCGCCGGGGTGCCCACCCTCGTCGTCCAGGGCGGCAACGATCCGTTCGGCAGACCCGAGGAGTTCCCCGACGGCGACCACGAACTGGTCGAGGTGCCGTACGGCGATCACGGGTTCGCCGTGCCCAAGCGGGCGCCGCTCGATCAGGACGAGGCAGTGGCGATCGTCACGGACGCCGTCGTGAAGTGGGTCGGGTCACTCGGGTAA
- a CDS encoding SOS response-associated peptidase, which produces MCGRYAASRGPEDLAGIFEIEKWEPEETLEPDYNVAPTKEVHVVLDRPLKDADDPQPVRQLRKLKWGLVPSWSKTPESAFKMINARAETVHERPSYRRAFSSRRCVIPADGYYEWVTGKQERDLEVEGKRKRPRKQPYFVLPADGSVFAMAGLYEFWRDRTLPDEHPQAWWVTCSVITTEAETTPLAVAPEDGPHTLAEIHPRMPLMLTPDRWDDWLDPARTDPHDLRTLLDPPPPGLMRAYPVSTLVSNVRNNGPELLKELDGPEEGTLF; this is translated from the coding sequence ATGTGCGGACGGTATGCGGCCAGTCGCGGGCCCGAGGACCTCGCGGGAATCTTCGAGATAGAGAAGTGGGAGCCCGAGGAGACCCTCGAACCGGACTACAACGTGGCCCCGACGAAGGAGGTCCACGTCGTCCTCGACCGTCCCCTGAAGGACGCGGACGACCCGCAGCCGGTCCGGCAGCTGCGCAAGCTGAAGTGGGGGCTGGTGCCGAGCTGGTCCAAGACCCCCGAGAGCGCCTTCAAGATGATCAACGCGCGCGCGGAGACGGTGCACGAGAGGCCGTCGTACCGCCGGGCCTTCTCCTCCCGGCGCTGCGTCATCCCCGCCGACGGCTACTACGAGTGGGTCACCGGAAAGCAGGAGCGCGACCTGGAGGTCGAGGGGAAGCGGAAGCGGCCGCGCAAGCAGCCCTACTTCGTGCTGCCCGCCGACGGCTCGGTCTTCGCGATGGCCGGGCTGTACGAGTTCTGGCGGGACAGGACGCTGCCGGACGAGCACCCGCAGGCCTGGTGGGTGACCTGCTCCGTCATCACCACGGAGGCCGAGACGACCCCGCTGGCCGTGGCGCCCGAGGACGGCCCGCACACGCTCGCCGAGATCCACCCCCGCATGCCGCTGATGCTGACCCCGGACCGCTGGGACGACTGGCTCGACCCGGCCCGCACGGACCCCCACGACCTGCGTACGCTGCTCGACCCGCCACCGCCCGGACTGATGCGCGCCTACCCCGTCTCCACCCTGGTCAGCAACGTCCGCAACAACGGTCCGGAGCTGCTGAAGGAGCTGGACGGGCCCGAAGAGGGCACACTCTTCTGA